The genome window ggagcagctgtgactctgtCCTGCTCCACAGGGAGGCCGATGGACCCAGGCAGCGCAGGCTTAGCTGGTGCGAAGCCAGCATTTCGTCTCCTCCTGCCCCGGCCAGGCCTCGCTGCCAGCTCTGCCCCCATTTGTACAGCCTCAGTCTGAGGATGTTTGTCCAAAGCTGggttgtctgtgtgtctctgtctcccccaccccccaccccatctttctctttttattttttgtaacatctttttctctttttttaaaaaaattgattttttttttgaaaggcagaaagcttccatttactggttcgtTTCTCAAATCCTCAAAacgatcagggctgggccaagctaaagccagaagcctggaactctaacccgatgtcccacatgggtggcagggacccaagcacctgcgcAATTGTTTGCTGCCTCCtcgggtgtgcgttagcaggaagctggatcagatgccgAGGAgctgggtgcaggcaccccaggcaGTGACTTAGCCACTCTGCCACACACCGGCCCTGCGTCTGGGCCCTCAGTGCAGGGTGGTGTCCTCCGGCCTTCAgagctgccctgccctgtcctgcagGGACCTTTGCTATCATGTCCGTGATGGTGGGCAGTGTGACAGAATCCCTGGCCCCGGATGAGGACTTCATGGACATCGCAAATTCCACAGTCAACGAGACTGCCAGGGACACCTACCGGGTGCAGCTGGCTTCCACGCTCAGTGTCCTGGTTGGCCTCTTCCAGGTGCAAGCCGGTCAGGAGTATGGGTCCCCCACGGCTCCCCTGGGTGCCTGCCCGCCCCCAGTCCCACTTGCCCTGGGGTCCTCTGCAGCCACCCCAGGACCCCCGTCTCCCCTGACCATCCCCGGCTACCccgcaggtggggctgggcctggtgcaCTTCGGCTTCGTGGTCACCTACCTGTCAGAGCCTCTGGTGCGCAGCTACACCACGGCTGCGTCCGTGCAGGTCTTCATCTCGCAGCTCAAGTACGTGTTTGGCCTGCAGCTGAGCAGCCGTTCTGGGCCACTCTCCCTCATCTATGTGAGTGAGGAGGGGCGGCGGGCCGGGCGGGCTGGGCGGGCCGGGGTCCCCCGCCCCCGAGTGCCGGCCGTGACTTCCCCTCTCCTCAGACAGTTCTGGAGGTCTGCTGGAAGCTGCCGCAGACCGTGGTCGGCACCCTGGTCACCGCGCTCGTGGCGGGGGTGGTGCTCGTGGCCGTGAAGCTGCTCAGTGAGAAGCTGCGACGCTACCTCCCGCTGCCCATACCCGGGGAGCTGCTCACGgtgcggggccgggccgggccggggcgggcgaGCGAGGCTGCATCCCTGCCGGGGCGGCCTCCGGGTGGGCCCTGGGAGGGTGCCCAGGTGCCAGGGGGCCCACAACAGAAAGCCCCACGCTCTCTTCCCCTGCCCCTAATAGCATCTCTGTCTTCCCGGAATTGTGTGTGTCTCTCACCCTACTgatgcctcccccgccccccagcccctgcagaaGGCTCTGTCCCAGGGTCTCCCCGCCTCTCTGGGACCATAAGgcccacccgcccccgccccctgacCCCGTCTCTCCCCACAGCTCATCGGGGCCACGGCCATCTCCTATGGTGTGGGCCTACAGCAGCGGTTCGGGGTGGATGTTGTGGGCAACATCCCAGCAGGGTGAGTGGTAGCTCCATGTCCCAGTAGGAGGGGCTTGGGCAGCcagggcctgcccctgcctgtggcctCACCGTTGTCTCTCCCAGGCTGGTCCCTCCAGTGGCCCCCAACCCACAGCTCTTTGCAAAGCTTGTGGGAAACGCCTTTGCCATCGCTGTGGTGGGGTTCGCCATCGCCATCTCGCTGGGGAAGATCTTCGCCCTGAGGCACGGCTACCGCGTGGACAGCAACCAGGTCCGGGTGACGCGGGACCCGTGGGGGGGCCGCCGGGGGCGCTGAGGGTGAGAGGACAGCAGCCAAGTCTCTGGAGGCCCTTGAGTGGGGGTGGAGGTTGGGGACAGTAGGACACTGACGGGCATGACTGGCGAGTGTCCTGACACCCACACTCCCCCCTCCCAGGAGCTGGTGGCCCTGGGCCTCAGTAACCTCATTGGGGgcatcttccagtgcttccccGTGAGTTGCTCCATGTCTCGCAGCCTGGTGCAGGAGAGCACTGGGGGCAACACGCAGGTGGGTGTCAGGTGTGGGCGTGGGGGATGTACCCCGTGAGCAACACTACTCTGCCAgagccaccccacccctgctcacccccacctctgccgcccctccccccagatcGCTGGAgccatctcttccctcttcctcctcctcattatTCTCAAACTCGGGGAGCTCTTCCGAGACCTGCCCAAGGTGAGCCCCTGCCCTAGCCGAGTTCCAGGTGAGGGGTGGCACTGCAGGGTCATCCTGGGATTCCAAGACCAAGTTCTTTGGGGTGAGACTTGATGTCCAGGACCAAGGGTTGGGGCTGCGGACCCACGTTGTGAGGGCCGAGTAGGTGGTCCTTGCCGGCAGCTGGGGTTGCGCTCAGGCCCTTGAGGCCAGACGGGTcatgcccagggccaggctggcagcCCCAGGTGCCTCTCAGCAGCCCCTGGTGgcattcccctccccccaggcagtCCTGGCCGCTGCCATCATCGTGAACTTGAAGGGCATGCTGATGCAGTTCAAGGACATCCCCTCCCTCTGGAAGGCAAACCAGATGGATCTGGTAGGAGCCCTGGGCGACAAGGGCTGGGACGGGGCGCACGGGGACTTCAGCCCCAGTGGCCCCTGCAGACCCTTAGCCATTGCCCTTCTGTCCTAGCTCATCTGGCTGGTGACCTTCGTGGCCACCATCCTGCTGAACCTGGACCTCGGCCTGGCTGTTGCCATCGTCTTCTCACTGCTGCTCACAGTAGTCCGAACGCAGCTGTGAGTTGACCGTTTCTGTGCCCCGCCCCCGTTCCTGCTGGAGTGGGGGTCAGTGCCACACGAGCCCCCTCCCGGCTCTCCCCACTGTGGCTGCCTGTCTCTGCCCCCGCCTCTTATGGCCACTCTCTCCTCCGCAGACCCCGCTACTCTGTCCTGGGCCAGGTGACAGACACGGATATTTACCGAGACCTGGCCGAGTATGCAGAGGTACTGAGAGGATGGTGTAGGTAGGCCCTGTCCATCCCTTGCACCCCAGCAGGGACACTGGGCACTGGGAGTCGCAAGCCATGAGTTTGGGTCTAATGACCCCCATCGTGGTATAAGGGGTTGGGAAGAGCACCCAGGGTCAGCAGTGTCCCAGGGCAGGGACCTGGGGCACTGGGGTGTAGGGGAAGCTGTTCCCTGATCTGCCCAGTGGACCCCAGTCCCTACGTctcaggcctggccctgggaaTATgatggggaggggacagagggatTGGGCTCCGGAATCAAACAagcccatcctccc of Oryctolagus cuniculus chromosome 10, mOryCun1.1, whole genome shotgun sequence contains these proteins:
- the SLC26A6 gene encoding solute carrier family 26 member 6 → MSEQSPQGPVRAVRLSDEAGPRDTQALLSATQAMELQRRDYHVERPLLNQQQLEELGRWGPAPRTHQWRTWLQCSRARAYALLLRHFPILAWLPRYPVRDWLLGDVLSGLSVAIMQLPQGLAYALLAGLPPVFGLYSSFYPVFIYFLFGTSRHISVGTFAIMSVMVGSVTESLAPDEDFMDIANSTVNETARDTYRVQLASTLSVLVGLFQVGLGLVHFGFVVTYLSEPLVRSYTTAASVQVFISQLKYVFGLQLSSRSGPLSLIYTVLEVCWKLPQTVVGTLVTALVAGVVLVAVKLLSEKLRRYLPLPIPGELLTLIGATAISYGVGLQQRFGVDVVGNIPAGLVPPVAPNPQLFAKLVGNAFAIAVVGFAIAISLGKIFALRHGYRVDSNQELVALGLSNLIGGIFQCFPVSCSMSRSLVQESTGGNTQIAGAISSLFLLLIILKLGELFRDLPKAVLAAAIIVNLKGMLMQFKDIPSLWKANQMDLLIWLVTFVATILLNLDLGLAVAIVFSLLLTVVRTQLPRYSVLGQVTDTDIYRDLAEYAEAREVPGVKVFRSSATLFFANAEFYSDALKQRCGVDVDYLLSRKKKLMKKRELQQKRLKKNKRPRTQAAPSKDTSVSVNVNASPEDIKSNDVDDSRAKVNPAAELEDAVASNQEDAKAPNGSTLKALGLPQPDFHSLVLDLSTLSFVDTVCIKSLKNIFRDFREIEVEVYIAACHSPVVAQLEAGHFFDGSITKQHLFVSVHDAVTFALQHPRSDPSRPVLATKL